A window of Bacteroidales bacterium contains these coding sequences:
- a CDS encoding SH3 domain-containing protein: protein MKAKITISFVLWFTVHLLNISTYAQDHIVLNSFNVNIRTGPGTDFFVVCTAGKGEIFQLVDEKGDWVEIKMYSEDNRFVHRDLVYFLKEFVPGHNMNLPESEEEIKKINNDIEWATSIAQIEAEEIIPKAISKKKFKNFRNICMDKNIHNIFEINGIQSALYSQFMNH from the coding sequence ATGAAAGCAAAAATCACAATCAGTTTTGTGCTGTGGTTTACAGTACATTTATTAAATATTTCCACTTATGCACAAGACCATATAGTGTTGAATTCTTTTAATGTCAACATTAGGACCGGACCCGGTACTGATTTTTTTGTTGTTTGTACTGCAGGAAAGGGAGAGATTTTTCAACTTGTTGATGAGAAAGGCGATTGGGTAGAAATAAAAATGTATTCAGAAGATAACCGTTTTGTCCATCGTGATTTGGTTTATTTTCTAAAAGAATTTGTACCTGGACATAATATGAATTTGCCCGAATCTGAAGAGGAAATAAAAAAGATTAATAATGATATTGAATGGGCAACATCAATTGCTCAAATAGAAGCTGAAGAAATTATCCCTAAAGCAATCAGTAAAAAAAAGTTTAAAAATTTCAGAAATATTTGCATGGATAAAAACATTCATAACATTTTTGAAATTAATGGTATTCAATCTGCTTTATATTCACAATTTATGAATCACTAA
- a CDS encoding T9SS type A sorting domain-containing protein, protein MKNLTIKQITKPNYSLTTIIFLLLITMVGLVAHSQPADSSKVWFTPNIASVDMLDLFNQPEQWDSARSKIDVFKFYLVQVGTEGWGCVGHQAYNCGDNHQENLVNIGAFSKLGKWGIEIAVESFFAEPIMSYDPVECSTAEYVYNLTLDGSINVIQNIEANGGTVRYLAMDEPLRRWSPEYYYVYWGKTDPRPCLADSLGALADHVAAYILQMQEWFPSVSIGHIELYPEVGVEQLKEWIIALEARGVSLSFLHIDVHGPRVDEYISLGINIDVAADLAELKSFLEEHDIEFGIIFFDTYYDSQYWEPDEYNDSTYYAGTMNWVNFVHDANLKPDHSIFQSWVFPYYTTGIGPNEIPVNLPDNDSTIYSHTHLINEGYNVLYPSSVGLPDHPTALSKKFVLHQNYPNPFNTETTIPYSLENATHVQIKIYNILGLYIHTLVDEQKAAGKHQVVWNGQNTHGLNMSGGIYICSMSAYGQTLVRRFVFMPK, encoded by the coding sequence ATGAAAAATCTTACCATAAAACAAATTACTAAACCGAATTATTCACTCACAACCATCATTTTTTTACTTTTAATCACGATGGTAGGTTTAGTGGCTCACAGCCAACCTGCTGACAGTTCAAAGGTCTGGTTCACTCCTAATATTGCCAGCGTGGATATGTTAGACCTGTTTAACCAACCGGAACAATGGGACTCCGCCAGATCGAAGATAGATGTGTTCAAGTTCTATCTGGTACAAGTAGGTACCGAAGGCTGGGGCTGTGTTGGGCATCAGGCTTACAACTGTGGTGATAACCACCAAGAAAACCTGGTGAATATTGGGGCGTTCTCCAAATTAGGAAAGTGGGGTATCGAGATTGCTGTTGAGTCCTTTTTTGCAGAGCCCATTATGTCCTATGATCCTGTGGAATGCTCGACAGCCGAGTACGTGTACAACCTGACCCTCGATGGATCTATCAATGTCATTCAAAACATTGAAGCAAACGGTGGAACTGTTCGCTATCTGGCAATGGATGAGCCTTTGAGGCGTTGGAGTCCAGAGTATTACTATGTCTATTGGGGCAAGACAGACCCCAGACCCTGTCTTGCCGATTCACTTGGCGCTTTAGCTGATCATGTAGCCGCATACATTTTACAAATGCAAGAATGGTTTCCTTCGGTTTCTATTGGGCATATCGAACTCTATCCTGAAGTGGGAGTTGAACAGCTAAAAGAATGGATTATTGCTCTTGAGGCACGAGGTGTTTCACTTTCCTTCTTACATATAGATGTTCATGGACCCCGGGTTGACGAGTATATTTCACTTGGAATAAACATTGATGTAGCAGCTGATCTGGCGGAATTAAAATCATTCCTTGAAGAACATGACATAGAATTTGGTATAATTTTCTTCGATACTTATTATGATAGTCAGTATTGGGAGCCAGATGAGTATAACGATAGTACATATTACGCTGGAACTATGAATTGGGTCAATTTTGTCCACGATGCAAATCTGAAGCCTGACCACAGCATTTTCCAAAGCTGGGTGTTCCCATACTATACTACGGGAATTGGTCCTAATGAAATACCTGTCAATCTTCCTGATAATGACAGCACTATTTACAGCCATACACATTTAATAAACGAAGGATACAATGTTCTTTATCCGTCTTCTGTGGGATTGCCCGATCATCCGACAGCTTTATCGAAAAAATTTGTGCTTCATCAAAATTATCCTAATCCATTCAATACAGAAACTACCATTCCCTATTCTTTGGAAAATGCAACTCATGTGCAAATTAAAATATACAACATCTTGGGACTATACATTCACACGTTGGTAGATGAACAAAAAGCAGCAGGAAAGCATCAGGTTGTTTGGAATGGTCAAAATACACATGGTCTAAATATGTCGGGTGGGATCTATATTTGTAGCATGAGCGCATACGGACAGACTCTGGTTAGGCGCTTTGTGTTCATGCCTAAATAA
- a CDS encoding alpha/beta hydrolase, with translation MNTKKSDKTLNKTFLLFLGIMLLSIGISFAQNKSEIILGREVTIKSTTLNEERVISIYLPNGYDLTSEKYPVLYLLDGRTHFHQATGAVHFLSINRIIPQMIVVAIHNVDRNRDFSPVYCERIPTSGGAKNFLNFLSDELTKYIDKNYRTSSFTVLMGHSFGGLFAAYSLLTKPEVFDAYIAISPYLQYGDNDIVKETKNLLRSNYDSQKYFYMTVGNEPDYFSVLGEFSALIKEKSNEIIDLKYVKMETENHASIPYLSVFNGLRFIFSDWQLPAEKFGLGLSAIDEHYKYVSAKYDFEIKTPENVINLIGYTFLGNQDIENAIKVFAENVKRFPLSSNVYDSLGETYETNNELELAEKNYQMAYDLGKAQNHRNTEIYRKNLLRVQQKID, from the coding sequence ATGAATACAAAAAAATCAGACAAAACACTAAACAAAACTTTTCTATTATTTCTTGGTATAATGCTTTTATCAATAGGCATTTCATTTGCTCAAAATAAGAGTGAAATAATTTTGGGTAGAGAAGTAACAATAAAATCAACAACTCTTAATGAAGAAAGAGTTATATCAATCTATCTTCCTAATGGTTACGATTTAACATCTGAAAAATATCCGGTATTGTATTTATTGGATGGAAGAACACATTTTCATCAGGCAACAGGAGCTGTGCATTTTCTTTCAATTAATCGTATAATTCCACAAATGATTGTTGTTGCAATACACAATGTGGATAGGAACAGAGATTTTTCCCCTGTCTATTGTGAACGAATTCCAACATCTGGCGGAGCTAAGAATTTTTTAAATTTTTTATCTGATGAATTAACCAAATATATTGATAAAAATTACAGGACGTCAAGTTTTACCGTTCTTATGGGGCATTCATTCGGAGGATTGTTTGCAGCTTATTCATTATTGACAAAACCGGAAGTTTTTGATGCTTATATAGCAATAAGTCCTTATTTACAATATGGTGACAACGATATTGTAAAAGAGACTAAAAACCTGCTAAGGTCAAATTACGATAGTCAAAAGTACTTTTACATGACAGTTGGTAATGAACCGGATTATTTTTCTGTTTTAGGTGAATTCTCTGCATTAATCAAAGAAAAGTCGAATGAGATTATTGATTTAAAATATGTTAAAATGGAAACTGAAAATCATGCTTCAATTCCATACTTGAGTGTTTTTAATGGTTTAAGGTTCATATTTTCTGACTGGCAATTGCCTGCTGAAAAGTTTGGGCTAGGCTTATCGGCAATTGATGAACATTATAAATACGTATCTGCCAAATATGACTTTGAAATTAAAACACCTGAAAATGTTATTAACCTGATAGGCTATACTTTTTTAGGAAATCAGGATATTGAGAATGCAATAAAAGTTTTTGCCGAAAATGTAAAACGGTTTCCCTTGTCATCTAATGTTTACGATAGCTTGGGGGAAACTTATGAAACCAACAATGAGTTGGAACTGGCTGAAAAAAATTATCAAATGGCTTACGATTTAGGGAAAGCGCAAAATCATCGAAATACTGAAATTTATAGAAAAAATCTCTTACGGGTTCAGCAAAAAATAGATTAA
- a CDS encoding carbohydrate binding family 9 domain-containing protein — protein sequence MKNLLFFLFIIITMLGYSQDLIQKKSYQTQKITNGPINIDGVMDDESWDLVEWRGDFIQRSPYEGKLPSQPTFFKILYDDNNLYIGVLAYDSLPDEIGKRMCRRDGFEGDWIEINIDSYYDQMTAFSFAINAAGVKGDIAISDNGDEWDDTWDPIWYGKTSMVDSGWVAEIKIPFSQLRFGKKDNHIWGMQIQRNLFRNEERSLWQFIPRNAPGWVHLFGKLHGINNITPKRQIDIFPYVVAKQEYLEKEDGNPYSTGKKSMLSGGVDGKVGITNDLTLDFTINPDFGQVEADPSEINLTAFESYFREKRPFFIEGNNILNFPISSGGNSMASDNLFYSRRIGCLPHYYPELNDEEYVDFPEYTTILGAFKLAGKTKNGWSIGVMESITPRENAEIDLKGEKRKEEVEPFTNYFIGRVQKDINKGNTVIGGMFTSTNRKITNPEIDFLPKSAYSGGIDFTQFWKNKAYYIRLKAVVSRVNADSVSLTNIQRSSIHYFQRPDADYIHVDSSLTSLTGQGGTVEFGKVGEGHIRHVAWVTWRSPGLELNDVGYLRSADEVFQVFWIQYRIWEPFSIFREMRISFSQWSGWDFGGRKNFNGTNIDMDMDFKNHWSLSYGVNLDGKYLSKSFLRGGPSMKKPADWNFWAWLETDKRKKIRLSINYSITKNFHDAGIFNNYSANVTYRTNDALKITVGPFYNDITPTLQYIETLDYNNKDKYIISRMHQSTFGLSMRLEYYITPNLSVQYYGQPFISTGNYSEFKRVTDPVADNFYYRYHQFTDEEISYDAENNTYNIDENHNQKTDYSFDNPNFNFMQFRSNLVVRWEYLPGSTAYFVWSQGRTFLTDAGEFSFNNNMDDLFDVQAHNIFLIKVSYRLQL from the coding sequence ATGAAAAATCTCTTGTTTTTCCTGTTTATAATTATAACAATGTTAGGATATTCACAAGATCTTATTCAAAAAAAATCGTATCAAACTCAAAAAATCACCAATGGACCGATAAATATTGACGGAGTGATGGATGATGAATCATGGGATTTGGTTGAATGGAGAGGGGATTTTATCCAGCGCAGTCCGTATGAAGGTAAGTTGCCTTCACAACCTACATTTTTTAAAATACTATACGATGATAACAATTTATACATTGGAGTTCTTGCTTATGATAGCCTCCCTGATGAAATTGGTAAACGTATGTGTAGGAGAGACGGTTTTGAAGGAGACTGGATTGAAATTAATATAGATAGTTATTACGATCAGATGACAGCATTTTCTTTTGCAATAAATGCTGCTGGAGTTAAGGGTGATATAGCAATTTCCGATAATGGTGATGAGTGGGATGATACATGGGATCCGATTTGGTACGGTAAAACCTCAATGGTTGATTCGGGATGGGTTGCCGAAATAAAAATACCTTTTAGCCAGTTACGTTTCGGGAAAAAGGATAATCATATTTGGGGAATGCAAATTCAGCGAAATTTATTTAGGAATGAAGAACGTTCACTATGGCAGTTTATTCCAAGGAATGCTCCCGGATGGGTACATCTTTTTGGCAAATTACACGGAATTAATAATATTACCCCAAAGCGGCAGATTGATATTTTTCCTTATGTTGTTGCTAAACAAGAATATCTTGAAAAAGAAGATGGTAATCCTTATTCAACCGGAAAAAAATCTATGTTATCAGGAGGTGTGGATGGAAAAGTTGGGATAACAAATGACCTTACTCTTGATTTTACCATAAATCCTGATTTTGGGCAGGTTGAAGCCGATCCTTCAGAAATAAATTTAACCGCTTTCGAATCTTATTTTAGAGAGAAGCGACCGTTTTTTATAGAGGGGAATAATATTTTAAATTTTCCAATATCCAGTGGCGGGAATTCCATGGCAAGCGATAATTTGTTTTATTCAAGAAGAATAGGGTGTTTACCACATTATTATCCCGAACTTAATGATGAAGAATATGTCGATTTTCCTGAATACACCACAATTCTCGGTGCTTTCAAACTTGCCGGAAAAACCAAAAACGGCTGGTCAATAGGGGTTATGGAAAGTATTACACCACGGGAAAATGCAGAGATTGATCTTAAAGGTGAAAAACGAAAAGAGGAAGTCGAACCTTTCACAAATTATTTTATCGGACGTGTACAAAAAGATATAAATAAAGGGAACACCGTTATTGGAGGAATGTTTACTTCCACAAATAGAAAAATCACTAACCCTGAAATTGATTTTTTGCCAAAATCGGCCTATTCTGGCGGAATTGATTTCACTCAATTTTGGAAAAACAAAGCATATTATATTAGGTTAAAAGCCGTTGTAAGCAGGGTTAATGCTGATTCGGTATCCCTGACAAATATACAACGGTCTTCGATTCATTATTTTCAGCGCCCTGATGCCGATTATATTCATGTTGATTCCTCACTAACTTCCTTGACCGGACAAGGTGGAACTGTCGAATTTGGAAAAGTTGGAGAGGGGCATATTAGGCATGTTGCATGGGTAACATGGCGTTCACCGGGTCTCGAATTAAATGATGTCGGATATTTACGTTCCGCCGATGAGGTTTTTCAGGTTTTTTGGATTCAATATAGAATTTGGGAACCGTTTTCAATTTTCAGGGAAATGCGAATTAGTTTTAGCCAATGGAGTGGCTGGGATTTTGGTGGCCGAAAGAATTTTAATGGTACGAATATTGACATGGATATGGATTTTAAAAACCATTGGTCATTATCATATGGTGTAAATCTTGATGGAAAGTATTTGTCGAAAAGCTTTTTACGTGGGGGCCCTTCAATGAAAAAGCCGGCAGACTGGAATTTTTGGGCATGGCTTGAAACCGACAAGAGAAAAAAGATTAGATTAAGTATTAATTATTCGATCACTAAAAATTTCCACGATGCAGGTATATTTAATAATTATTCGGCAAACGTAACATACCGGACAAATGACGCATTAAAAATAACTGTAGGCCCGTTTTACAATGATATAACACCAACTTTACAATATATTGAAACACTTGATTATAATAATAAAGATAAATACATAATCAGTCGGATGCATCAGTCTACTTTTGGTTTATCCATGAGGTTGGAGTATTATATCACACCTAATCTAAGCGTGCAATATTACGGGCAGCCATTTATTTCTACAGGGAATTATTCGGAATTTAAACGGGTTACCGATCCTGTTGCTGATAATTTTTATTATAGATATCACCAATTTACTGATGAAGAAATTTCTTATGATGCAGAAAACAACACTTATAATATTGATGAAAACCATAATCAAAAAACCGACTATAGCTTTGATAATCCCAACTTCAATTTTATGCAATTTCGGTCAAATCTTGTTGTAAGATGGGAATATTTACCTGGCTCGACTGCTTATTTTGTATGGTCGCAAGGGCGCACATTTTTAACCGATGCCGGGGAATTTTCTTTTAATAATAACATGGATGACCTTTTCGATGTGCAAGCACATAATATTTTCCTGATAAAAGTTTCTTATCGTTTACAATTATAG
- a CDS encoding nuclear transport factor 2 family protein: MKNKLYQEIIENYIKAYNSFDIDKMLSDMHEDIKFENLSNGEINLTTNGIAEFRNQAEQAKQLFKEREQKIIDIRFNNEQIEIAVDYSGTLAVGLPNGLKAGNIIELKGKSIFKFEDSKIIELKDIS, translated from the coding sequence ATGAAAAATAAATTATATCAAGAGATTATTGAAAACTATATTAAAGCCTATAACAGTTTTGATATTGATAAAATGCTTTCTGATATGCATGAAGACATAAAATTTGAAAATCTTTCAAACGGCGAAATCAATCTGACAACCAATGGAATAGCTGAATTTAGGAATCAAGCAGAACAAGCGAAACAATTATTTAAGGAAAGAGAACAGAAAATCATAGATATTAGATTTAATAATGAACAAATTGAAATAGCCGTTGATTATAGCGGGACTTTGGCAGTAGGCTTACCAAATGGACTAAAAGCAGGAAATATAATTGAACTTAAAGGTAAATCAATTTTCAAATTTGAAGACAGTAAAATAATTGAATTAAAGGATATTAGTTAG
- a CDS encoding T9SS type A sorting domain-containing protein, producing the protein MKNTYFLLIVFIITSKILAQEITFSTHVIDDNFDMPAGIYVSDINNDGNKDVISAAISGTIAWWENKPGDTIIWQKHIVDNDFPDAIYCSAADIDDDSLTDILGAAYDGDEIAWWHNDGGNPIQWTKQTIESNFIDAHEIMAYDIDQDNDMDIIGVSAGLNTIAWFENDGSYPVQWTKHIVDNNFAGVRSVDAGDLDGDGDIDLAGAALTDNEIAWWRNDGGSPIEWTKFTINSNFIYSHKVHIADIDLDDDLDILGTAYSSGVIWWRNDGRDPIVWEEKNITSLYSAVIAYAVDINQDGDFDVISSYQGAGKIILLNNEGNNTLNWNLQYIDNNLAGAWPLYYSDLDNDGDIDIVCGGRNENEIRWYENDLVTLSSVIHVPGDQPTIQAGIDVAQNKDTVLVAPGTYFENINFKGKNIVVASYFVLDNDNDFIDSTIIDGSEAQNTDTASCVRFVSGEDSTTVLQGFTITQGTGTHWIDPQFPDYTWHSGGGVFIFQSSPTIKNNYIVGNHVDDAMGVSGASGGGICMYGGNSYIINNIIKNNTALYGAGVVIDYAGCVFKNNIVAQNSGGQNFGGGGFWTIGNGTQAVIIENNTIVDNESELKGGAMYLWSTQLTAHNNIIWGNTQNSGGSVYLYSGANAEISYSDIEGGYTGEGNIDLLPQFADTNFILVSTSPCIDAGNPNVQFNDPEDLENPGQALWPSHGRLRNDMGAYGGPLRNISVFLPEITLQPENDTVCEGSFTSLQIDATNATSFQWQVDIGEGFVNITDDEIYSGSSSIMLVISNLSLDMASFNYCCIVSNEYGSIISNIVTINVLPSPSDFSITGEDYVMVNETKVYSVPETNGINYTWHVENGTIIEQISNQSISVSWENYSSGYIWVIAENEFGCFSDTVKKEISITTSIEGKIHKECKYTVFPNPVDDNLNVKPYNYARLELYDILGNAVLTTEKSRINVSVLNPGIYFLKIIDKNENTLEFKRIIIK; encoded by the coding sequence ATGAAAAATACTTACTTTTTATTAATTGTCTTTATTATCACTTCTAAAATTTTAGCTCAGGAAATTACGTTTTCCACTCATGTTATCGATGATAATTTCGATATGCCTGCCGGTATTTATGTAAGTGATATAAATAATGATGGAAACAAAGATGTTATTTCGGCTGCTATTAGTGGCACAATTGCATGGTGGGAAAACAAACCGGGAGATACAATTATTTGGCAAAAACATATTGTTGATAATGATTTTCCAGATGCAATCTATTGTAGTGCTGCCGATATAGATGATGATAGTCTGACCGATATTTTGGGAGCTGCTTATGATGGCGATGAAATCGCTTGGTGGCATAACGATGGGGGAAATCCAATTCAATGGACTAAACAGACAATCGAGAGTAATTTTATTGATGCTCACGAAATAATGGCTTATGACATTGACCAGGATAATGATATGGATATTATTGGTGTTTCTGCCGGTTTAAATACTATTGCATGGTTTGAAAATGACGGTAGTTATCCTGTTCAGTGGACAAAACATATTGTTGACAATAATTTTGCAGGTGTCCGATCAGTTGATGCAGGAGACCTGGATGGCGATGGTGATATTGACCTTGCAGGCGCTGCTTTAACTGATAATGAAATAGCATGGTGGAGAAATGATGGAGGTTCACCTATAGAATGGACAAAGTTTACGATTAATTCAAACTTTATTTATTCCCATAAAGTTCATATTGCCGATATTGACCTTGATGACGACCTTGATATACTTGGAACTGCATATTCATCGGGAGTAATATGGTGGAGAAATGATGGTAGGGATCCAATAGTATGGGAAGAAAAAAATATTACCAGCTTATACTCTGCTGTTATTGCTTATGCTGTTGATATTAATCAGGATGGCGATTTTGATGTTATTAGTTCATACCAAGGCGCCGGAAAAATTATTTTATTAAATAATGAGGGTAATAATACACTTAACTGGAATCTTCAATATATTGATAATAATCTGGCTGGAGCATGGCCCCTTTATTACAGCGATTTGGACAACGATGGCGACATTGATATTGTGTGTGGAGGAAGAAATGAAAATGAGATCCGGTGGTATGAAAACGATTTAGTTACATTAAGTTCTGTTATTCATGTTCCGGGCGATCAACCAACAATACAGGCTGGTATAGATGTTGCCCAAAACAAAGATACCGTTCTGGTAGCACCTGGAACTTACTTCGAAAATATCAATTTCAAAGGAAAAAATATTGTAGTTGCCAGCTACTTTGTTCTTGATAATGATAATGATTTCATTGACTCCACCATTATTGATGGAAGTGAAGCACAAAATACTGATACTGCAAGTTGTGTAAGGTTTGTTTCCGGTGAAGATTCAACTACTGTTTTACAGGGTTTTACAATTACCCAAGGTACGGGAACTCATTGGATTGACCCACAGTTTCCGGATTATACATGGCATAGCGGAGGCGGGGTATTTATTTTCCAAAGTTCACCGACTATTAAAAATAATTATATAGTCGGAAATCATGTAGATGATGCAATGGGTGTTAGCGGCGCTTCGGGTGGAGGTATTTGTATGTATGGAGGAAATTCCTACATAATCAATAACATTATAAAAAATAATACTGCTTTATATGGTGCAGGTGTAGTTATTGATTATGCGGGATGTGTATTTAAAAACAACATTGTTGCACAAAATAGCGGTGGACAAAACTTTGGTGGAGGTGGGTTCTGGACAATTGGTAACGGAACACAAGCTGTTATCATTGAAAACAATACTATTGTTGATAACGAATCAGAATTAAAAGGTGGAGCAATGTATTTATGGTCAACACAGCTTACTGCCCATAATAATATTATTTGGGGAAACACACAGAATTCAGGTGGTTCTGTTTATCTCTATAGTGGCGCAAATGCAGAAATAAGCTATTCTGATATTGAAGGTGGTTATACAGGTGAAGGAAATATTGATCTGCTACCTCAATTTGCGGATACTAATTTTATTCTTGTTTCAACATCTCCCTGCATTGATGCAGGAAATCCGAATGTTCAATTTAATGATCCTGAAGATCTGGAAAATCCGGGACAAGCACTTTGGCCATCCCATGGGCGACTGAGAAATGATATGGGTGCTTATGGTGGCCCTTTAAGAAACATTTCTGTTTTTCTCCCTGAAATAACCTTACAACCTGAAAACGATACTGTTTGCGAAGGCAGTTTTACTTCATTACAAATTGATGCAACAAATGCTACATCCTTTCAATGGCAAGTAGATATAGGTGAGGGATTTGTAAATATCACTGACGATGAAATTTATTCCGGTTCAAGCTCTATTATGCTGGTAATTAGCAACCTGAGTCTTGATATGGCAAGCTTTAACTATTGTTGTATAGTATCAAATGAATATGGTTCAATCATAAGTAATATTGTTACTATAAATGTTTTGCCATCACCATCTGATTTTAGCATTACAGGTGAAGATTATGTTATGGTAAATGAAACAAAAGTGTATTCTGTTCCTGAAACAAATGGTATAAACTATACATGGCATGTAGAAAATGGTACTATAATAGAACAAATCTCAAATCAAAGTATTTCAGTTTCTTGGGAAAATTATAGTTCCGGATACATTTGGGTAATTGCAGAAAATGAATTTGGTTGTTTTAGCGATACTGTTAAAAAAGAAATTTCTATTACAACAAGTATTGAAGGAAAAATTCATAAAGAATGTAAGTACACCGTTTTCCCTAACCCTGTGGATGATAATCTTAATGTAAAGCCATACAATTATGCCAGATTAGAATTATATGATATTTTGGGTAATGCAGTTCTTACTACAGAAAAATCAAGAATAAATGTATCTGTTCTTAATCCTGGTATTTATTTTTTAAAAATAATTGACAAGAATGAAAATACGCTTGAATTTAAACGAATTATAATTAAATGA